A window of the Hordeum vulgare subsp. vulgare chromosome 5H, MorexV3_pseudomolecules_assembly, whole genome shotgun sequence genome harbors these coding sequences:
- the LOC123399705 gene encoding UDP-glucuronate 4-epimerase 6-like translates to MPSDAAAKGVKLERYASGSALLLRRVASGKFVSASSHLLFRATVLATLALVFLFALHYPSLLSRSFSLASSSVPSRSHRSLLASSSAAPTYGGERWQKEIRRSAKPRRDGGLSVLVTGAGGFVGAHCSLALKARGDGVVGLDNFNSYYDPALKRGRQALLADRGVVVLDADINDALLLERLFEAVPFTHVLHLAAQAGVRYAMEAPQTYVASNVAGLVSVFEAAAKHADPQPAIVWASSSSVYGLNTDAPFSEDHRTDRPASLYAATKKAGEAIAHAYNHIYGLSITGLRFFTVYGPWGRPDMAYFSFARSIVAGEPITLYADARRDFTYIDDVVKGCVGALDTAGRSTGSARSGKKSGPAPLRVYNLGNTSPVAVTRMVAILEKLLGKKANKRVIAMPSNGDVPFTHANVSHAAHDFGYRPTTSLDAGLRHFVDWFVHYYNLDIKIAKPATSTSKKPAAASTKKKGSATSSSAASS, encoded by the coding sequence ATGCCGTCGgacgcggcggccaagggggtgaaGCTGGAGCGGTACGCGAGCGGCAGCGCGCTGCTGTTGCGCCGGGTGGCCAGCGGCAAGTTCGTCTCCGCCTCGTCGCACCTGCTCTTCCGCGCCACCGTGCTCGCCACCCTCGCCCTCGTCTTCCTCTTCGCGCTCCACTACCCCTCCCTCCTCTCCCGCTCCTTcagcctcgcctcctcctccgttCCATCACGGTCCCACCGGAGCCTGCTGGCGTCCTCGTCCGCGGCGCCCACGTACGGCGGCGAGCGCTGGCAGAAGGAGATACGCCGGAGCGCCAAGCCGCGCCGGGACGGGGGCCTGTCGGTGCTCGTCACGGGCGCCGGCGGCTTCGTCGGCGCGCACTGCTCGCTCGCCCTCAAGGCGCGCGGCGACGGCGTGGTCGGCCTCGACAACTTCAACTCCTACTACGACCCGGCGCTCAAGCGCGGGCGCCAGGCGCTCCTCGCCGACCGCGGCGTCGTCGTCCTCGACGCCGACATCAACGACGCGCTGCTGCTCGAGAGGCTCTTCGAGGCGGTGCCCTTCACGCACGTGCTGCACCTGGCGGCGCAGGCCGGGGTGCGCTACGCCATGGAGGCGCCGCAGACGTACGTGGCGTCCAACGTGGCCGGGCTGGTGAGCGTGTTCGAGGCGGCCGCCAAGCACGCCGACCCGCAGCCGGCCATCGTCTGGGCATCCTCATCCTCCGTCTACGGGCTCAACACCGACGCGCCCTTCTCCGAGGACCACCGCACCGACCGCCCGGCGTCGCTCTACGCGGCCACCAAGAAGGCCGGCGAGGCCATCGCGCACGCATACAACCACATCTACGGCCTCTCCATCACCGGCCTCCGCTTCTTCACCGTGTACGGGCCCTGGGGCCGCCCCGACATGGCCTACTTCTCCTTCGCACGCAGCATCGTCGCCGGCGAGCCCATCACGCTCTACGCCGACGCGCGCCGCGACTTCacctacatcgacgacgtcgtcAAGGGCTGCGTCGGCGCGCTCGACACCGCCGGCAGGAGCACCGGGTCCGCCAGGTCGGGAAAGAAGAGCGGCCCCGCGCCGCTGCGCGTGTACAACCTGGGCAACACCTCCCCGGTGGCGGTGACACGGATGGTGGCCATCCTGGAGAAGCTGCTGGGGAAGAAGGCGAACAAGCGCGTCATCGCCATGCCCAGCAACGGCGACGTGCCCTTCACCCACGCCAACGTGAGTCACGCGGCGCACGACTTTGGGTACCGCCCCACCACCTCCCTCGACGCCGGCCTGCGCCACTTCGTGGACTGGTTCGTGCACTACTACAATCTCGACATCAAGATCGCCAAACCCGCCACCAGCACCAGCAAGAAGCCGGCGGCGGCGTCGACGAAGAAGAAGGGCTCGGCCACGTCGTCGTCGGCGGCGTCGTCGTGA
- the LOC123396001 gene encoding uncharacterized protein LOC123396001, which translates to MISTPTLSSKFLHLKYLHISLIGNEAISPDYDYLSLVSFLEASPRLETFILEVRQPYMEHESVIRNASQLRRLPQQRHTSLKSVTIVGFCSAKSLVELTCHIVENATSLEHLTLDTSHGCQSSGGCSVNIPRRMYYMESGALEAASRYMCIPMGEDIMMETVKARLAIGLHVMRKVPSRVVLNVVEPCSRCYGVEDLDDVEDLDA; encoded by the exons ATGATCAGCACACCAACGCTATCTAGCAAATTCCTCCACCTCAAATACTTGCATATTTCTCTAATTGGAAATGAAGCTATTTCACCAGATTATGATTACCTTTCTCTGGTTTCTTTTCTTGAAGCTTCTCCTCGCCTGGAGACTTTCATCTTGGAA GTACGTCAGCCTTACATGGAGCATGAGTCAGTTATTCGGAATGCCTCGCAACTGAGGCGGCTACCACAACAGCGCCACACCAGCCTAAAGAGTGTGACGATAGTGGGCTTCTGCTCCGCAAAGAGCTTGGTCGAGTTGACATGCCACATTGTGGAGAACGCGACATCGCTCGAGCACCTCACCTTGGACACTAGTCATGGTTGTCAGAGTTCTGGAGGGTGTAGCGTCAATATACCTCGGAGAATGTACTATATGGAGAGTGGTGCTCTAGAGGCGGCCTCACGTTACATGTGCATCCCGATGGGGGAGGATATCATGATGGAGACTGTCAAGGCGCGTTTGGCTATCGGATTACATGTCATGAGGAAAGTTCCCTCCAGAGTGGTGCTAAATGTCGTGGAGCCATGCAGTCGGTGCTATGGTGTTGAAGATTTAGATGATGTTGAAGATTTAGATGCCTGA